The following proteins are encoded in a genomic region of Deltaproteobacteria bacterium:
- a CDS encoding ATP-binding protein — protein MYPLEIKRILDITIPKNPLKGSGAAFLWGPRGTGKTTCLKQKYPDAKYYDLLQTDIVADLTLHPYHLREEILAQKPPMVIMDEVQKIPALLDEIHWLLENRPTLFILCGSSARKLKREGKNLLGGRAVSYQLFPFTSIEIENFNLDKALQFGTVPRHYLSDSPRPLLNAYINNYLKEEVIDEALIRNVPSFAEFLKTVALTHGQLLNYANVAREVGVSPSTVRAYYRILEDTLVGHRLEPWKKKKDRRLIETEKFYLFDVGVANHLHPEIREVVPGTDIYGNAFEHFLIEEIRAFLSYKGRDDPLTFWRTTTGYEVDIIIGSMAVALEFKSAKKVTEGHLKGMKALLEEHKVGRACLVSQEEVHRKTTQGIELIHWKMFCEKLWSGEFLS, from the coding sequence ATGTACCCACTTGAAATCAAAAGAATTCTTGATATTACAATTCCAAAAAACCCGTTAAAGGGCTCCGGTGCCGCTTTTCTTTGGGGTCCCCGGGGAACCGGAAAAACAACCTGCCTCAAGCAAAAGTATCCCGACGCCAAGTATTATGACCTGCTTCAGACGGATATTGTGGCAGACCTGACCTTGCACCCCTACCATCTGCGGGAGGAAATTTTGGCGCAAAAGCCGCCGATGGTTATCATGGATGAGGTTCAAAAAATTCCCGCTCTGTTAGATGAAATTCATTGGCTTCTGGAAAACAGGCCCACCCTGTTTATTCTGTGCGGGTCCAGCGCGAGGAAACTCAAGAGGGAAGGGAAAAATCTTCTGGGAGGGAGGGCCGTATCCTATCAACTGTTTCCCTTTACTTCTATTGAGATTGAAAATTTCAATCTGGATAAGGCGCTGCAATTTGGGACCGTTCCACGCCACTACTTGTCCGATTCCCCCCGCCCACTCCTCAATGCTTATATCAACAATTACCTTAAGGAAGAAGTCATCGATGAAGCGCTGATCCGGAATGTTCCTTCCTTTGCGGAGTTTCTCAAGACCGTTGCCCTCACCCATGGACAGCTTCTCAATTACGCCAATGTGGCGCGAGAAGTGGGGGTGTCCCCTTCAACGGTTCGGGCCTATTACCGGATTTTGGAAGATACGCTTGTCGGACACCGTTTGGAACCGTGGAAAAAGAAAAAAGACAGACGTCTGATCGAAACGGAAAAGTTCTATCTTTTTGATGTGGGAGTCGCCAATCATCTCCATCCGGAAATTCGTGAGGTTGTTCCCGGAACCGATATTTATGGCAATGCCTTTGAACACTTTCTGATTGAAGAGATCCGCGCCTTTCTTTCCTACAAGGGAAGGGACGATCCTCTGACGTTCTGGAGAACCACCACAGGTTACGAAGTGGATATTATCATCGGCTCGATGGCTGTCGCCCTTGAATTCAAGTCGGCCAAAAAAGTGACGGAGGGCCATTTGAAGGGAATGAAAGCCCTTTTGGAAGAACACAAGGTGGGCCGGGCCTGTCTGGTGAGCCAGGAAGAAGTGCATCGTAAAACAACGCAAGGCATTGAGCTGATCCATTGGAAGATGTTTTGCGAGAAACTCTGGTCAGGGGAATTCCTTTCCTAA